From Bacteroidales bacterium, one genomic window encodes:
- a CDS encoding YceI family protein, producing MENTISTSKWVLDPSHSELLFKVKHLMITNVKGEFRKFNAEIDGEDFTKSKVKVVIDAGSVFTNEDNRDAHLKSADFFDVENHKEITFESKSVKKVDEETYKLTGDLSIKGITREVVLDAEFGGINKDPWGNEKAGFSLSGKINRKDWGLNWNAALETGGVLVSDDVRINGEVQFVKAQLN from the coding sequence ATGGAAAATACAATTTCAACCAGTAAATGGGTCCTTGATCCTTCACACAGTGAACTGCTTTTTAAGGTGAAACATCTTATGATCACCAATGTCAAAGGTGAATTCAGAAAATTCAATGCTGAAATCGACGGTGAAGATTTTACCAAATCAAAAGTAAAAGTGGTGATTGATGCCGGCTCTGTTTTTACAAATGAAGACAACAGGGACGCACACCTGAAAAGCGCGGATTTCTTTGATGTGGAAAATCATAAGGAAATTACATTTGAAAGTAAATCGGTTAAAAAAGTAGATGAAGAAACCTACAAACTCACCGGTGACCTGTCAATCAAGGGAATTACCCGCGAAGTGGTTCTCGATGCCGAATTCGGCGGAATAAATAAGGATCCCTGGGGAAATGAGAAAGCCGGGTTTTCACTGAGTGGCAAAATAAACCGCAAAGACTGGGGTTTGAACTGGAATGCAGCACTTGAAACCGGCGGCGTGCTTGTAAGTGATGATGTACGCATCAATGGCGAAGTGCAATTTGTTAAAGCACAGTTGAACTGA
- a CDS encoding MBL fold metallo-hydrolase, whose product MKTKTTILIAFLVLAIVRIHAQENYRIDELGKNFWRIQAVQGTLSTAYLILGSRQALVIDACTGQEGFKEAVRKLAGTTPVTLALTHGHMDHSGGVKYFDKVYVHKADTNLMPMGSRNKWVFFDEGFMFDLGDQKIEILSIPGHTPGSVAFYNRKGRYMLTGDGIGSTSVWAHISNDPLTVFLSTLKRLEAMKGDIDRIYVGHHEQEEKAPLTTQYITDMRIATEKVLDGSIETKPYENSFRSGMQATYGSATLVFNPDKLR is encoded by the coding sequence ATGAAAACAAAAACCACAATTCTTATCGCATTCCTGGTTCTGGCCATAGTTCGCATCCATGCGCAGGAAAATTACAGGATCGACGAACTGGGTAAAAATTTCTGGCGGATCCAGGCCGTGCAGGGAACACTGTCAACCGCATACCTGATTTTAGGCAGCAGGCAGGCACTGGTTATTGATGCGTGCACGGGACAGGAAGGTTTTAAGGAAGCCGTTAGGAAACTGGCAGGAACAACTCCTGTTACATTAGCCCTTACTCACGGGCATATGGATCACAGTGGCGGGGTCAAATACTTCGACAAGGTATATGTTCACAAAGCTGATACAAACCTGATGCCTATGGGGAGCCGGAATAAATGGGTGTTTTTTGATGAAGGTTTTATGTTCGACCTGGGAGATCAGAAGATTGAGATCCTGTCGATCCCGGGACATACTCCCGGTTCTGTAGCTTTTTATAACAGGAAAGGGCGGTATATGCTCACAGGGGATGGTATCGGATCGACAAGTGTCTGGGCTCATATTTCAAATGATCCGCTCACCGTATTCCTTTCGACGCTGAAACGACTGGAAGCCATGAAGGGTGACATCGACAGGATTTATGTCGGCCATCATGAACAGGAAGAGAAGGCTCCTCTCACGACTCAATATATTACGGATATGCGGATAGCCACTGAAAAAGTACTGGATGGTTCCATTGAAACAAAGCCCTATGAAAACTCATTCCGCAGCGGCATGCAGGCCACGTATGGTTCCGCCACCCTGGT
- the ygiD gene encoding 4,5-DOPA dioxygenase extradiol, whose amino-acid sequence MNDIYNLSQNLNSTERMPVLFLGHGTPMNAIEENEFVRGFRNIGKSIPRPVAVLCISAHWETKGTYVTGMENPPTIHDFGGFPEELFQVQYPAPGNPSLANELQQTIKKGEICIDFNWGLDHGAWSVIRHLYPEAEIPVIQMSLDYRQTPLYHYELGSELAVLREKGILIIGSGNMIHNLRLVAWDKLNTDNFGYDWALEAGDKMKNFIREGDHKSLINFNKLGRSFDLSIPTPEHYLPLLYVLSLSQQNERVEFFNDKTVAGSLLMTSVKIG is encoded by the coding sequence ATGAACGATATATATAACCTGTCACAGAATTTAAACAGCACGGAGCGAATGCCTGTGCTGTTTCTTGGTCACGGTACTCCCATGAATGCTATTGAAGAAAATGAGTTTGTCCGTGGCTTCAGGAACATTGGCAAAAGTATCCCGCGTCCCGTGGCAGTTTTATGTATTTCGGCACACTGGGAAACAAAAGGCACTTACGTTACCGGCATGGAAAACCCGCCTACAATACACGATTTTGGCGGATTTCCTGAGGAACTTTTTCAGGTACAGTACCCTGCGCCCGGAAATCCTTCCCTGGCAAATGAGCTGCAGCAAACGATTAAAAAAGGTGAAATCTGCATCGACTTTAACTGGGGCCTCGATCATGGCGCCTGGAGTGTTATCAGGCACCTTTACCCGGAGGCTGAAATTCCGGTTATCCAGATGAGCCTTGATTATCGCCAGACTCCTTTATATCATTATGAGCTGGGATCTGAACTGGCTGTACTTCGTGAAAAAGGGATACTCATCATCGGCAGTGGAAACATGATCCATAACCTGAGGCTTGTTGCATGGGACAAACTGAATACCGATAATTTCGGCTATGACTGGGCATTGGAAGCCGGTGATAAAATGAAAAACTTTATAAGAGAAGGCGATCATAAAAGCCTTATCAATTTCAACAAGCTGGGTAGATCATTTGATCTTTCAATTCCCACACCCGAACACTATCTGCCCCTTCTGTATGTTCTTTCTCTCAGTCAGCAAAACGAACGTGTCGAGTTTTTCAATGATAAAACCGTCGCAGGATCACTGCTGATGACTTCAGTAAAAATCGGGTAG
- a CDS encoding aldehyde dehydrogenase, producing MTYQTLIETQKSFFNSNQTKNLTFRIEQLKKLKSLILENEALLYKAIMDDFGKSAFETYATELSLIYHEINLALRKVRNWSRVKRVPTNLANFPARSYVIPEPLGTVLVIGAWNYPYQLSVVPAIAAMAAGNTVLIKPSELPSGTSHVMAELINNAFDSAYLHVVEGGIRETSELLSYRFDKIFFTGSIPVGRLIYQAAAKQLTPVTLELGGKSPAFVFSDCNIKMTARRIAWAKFINAGQTCVAPDYILVEKNVEQQFLDALSDELNHYPESMQEFGDHYTRIINLKNYDRLVEMITPENVFYGGKTDREYRFISPTVLKNISFEDRIMEDEIFGPLLPVIGFTDLDKTIRLVKDRPKPLSCYVYSSNKKTVNKLLSDLSFGGGAVNDSVMHLSNSNLPFGGVGFSGIGSYHGKAGFAAFSHYKSILHKPTWFESSLKYPHYSHFKLRWIKRMMN from the coding sequence ATGACATATCAAACCCTTATTGAAACCCAAAAAAGCTTTTTTAATTCCAACCAGACCAAGAACCTTACATTCAGGATTGAGCAGCTAAAAAAACTGAAATCCCTTATCCTCGAGAATGAAGCCCTATTGTATAAAGCCATAATGGATGATTTTGGTAAATCGGCGTTTGAAACTTACGCCACTGAGCTTTCACTTATCTACCATGAAATTAACCTGGCGCTCAGAAAAGTAAGAAACTGGAGCAGGGTTAAAAGGGTGCCGACTAACCTGGCCAATTTCCCTGCCAGAAGTTATGTCATACCCGAACCCCTTGGAACAGTGCTTGTAATCGGAGCCTGGAATTATCCATACCAGTTGTCCGTAGTTCCTGCAATTGCTGCCATGGCTGCCGGAAATACGGTGCTCATAAAACCCAGTGAACTGCCTTCAGGGACCTCGCATGTTATGGCTGAATTGATCAATAATGCATTTGACAGTGCTTATTTGCATGTTGTTGAAGGCGGGATCAGGGAAACAAGCGAGCTATTGTCGTACCGGTTTGATAAGATTTTTTTCACAGGCAGCATCCCTGTTGGAAGGCTTATTTACCAGGCTGCAGCCAAACAGCTGACCCCTGTAACACTCGAACTGGGAGGCAAAAGTCCGGCTTTTGTGTTTTCCGATTGCAACATCAAAATGACTGCCAGGCGAATTGCATGGGCAAAATTCATTAATGCCGGCCAAACCTGTGTGGCACCTGATTACATTTTGGTTGAGAAGAATGTTGAACAGCAATTTTTAGATGCCCTGTCCGATGAACTGAATCACTATCCGGAATCAATGCAGGAATTCGGGGATCATTATACACGAATCATCAATTTAAAGAATTACGACAGGCTTGTTGAAATGATAACTCCTGAAAACGTCTTTTATGGCGGAAAAACAGACAGGGAGTACCGTTTCATAAGCCCTACAGTCTTAAAGAATATTTCGTTTGAAGACAGAATCATGGAGGACGAAATATTTGGACCGTTATTGCCAGTGATTGGATTCACGGACCTGGACAAAACCATCCGACTGGTTAAAGACCGTCCCAAACCGCTTTCATGTTACGTATATTCTTCCAATAAGAAAACGGTAAATAAGCTGTTGTCTGATCTGTCATTTGGAGGCGGCGCCGTAAACGACAGCGTAATGCATCTTTCAAACAGCAATTTGCCTTTTGGTGGCGTGGGTTTCAGCGGCATCGGGAGTTATCATGGCAAAGCCGGTTTTGCTGCTTTTTCGCATTACAAAAGTATCCTTCACAAACCTACCTGGTTCGAATCTTCATTGAAATATCCCCATTATTCGCATTTTAAACTGAGGTGGATAAAGAGAATGATGAATTGA
- a CDS encoding AraC family transcriptional regulator produces the protein MDKLFHIFQVNEEDALRISSAPDEPHQHDYEELIVGVEGKLDHFIDFKTTIIEAPLISFVAKGKMHRVIPYLHNGKCSMWVIRFQSEFIPETTFQLYSFYHDHANIKLQPGMCYDRLTQICSMMYGEMQRPVPDLSIVSHLLNALFSMIEAERRNVLPEPEILNKTQNITFKNFLKILEENYRRPEGVEFYAEKLFMSSRNLNLICKNILNQSVSEIIETRKLIEAKNLLIHTDKTISEIGYELGYNEKSYFTNVFKRKSGQTPSEFRNEMKNHLS, from the coding sequence ATGGATAAACTTTTTCATATATTCCAGGTTAACGAGGAAGATGCGCTTAGGATTTCATCAGCGCCCGACGAACCGCATCAGCATGATTACGAAGAGCTCATAGTGGGTGTGGAAGGAAAGCTTGATCATTTCATCGACTTTAAAACAACCATCATTGAGGCGCCTTTAATCAGTTTTGTTGCAAAGGGCAAAATGCATCGTGTAATCCCCTATCTGCACAACGGTAAATGCAGCATGTGGGTAATCCGGTTTCAAAGCGAATTTATTCCGGAGACAACGTTTCAATTGTACTCATTCTATCATGATCACGCTAATATCAAACTTCAGCCGGGCATGTGCTATGACAGGCTGACCCAGATCTGCAGCATGATGTATGGTGAAATGCAGCGTCCCGTGCCTGACCTGAGTATTGTCAGTCATCTGCTGAATGCCCTCTTTTCGATGATAGAAGCCGAACGCCGGAATGTGTTGCCCGAACCCGAAATACTCAACAAAACGCAGAACATCACATTCAAAAACTTCTTGAAAATTCTTGAAGAGAACTACAGAAGACCTGAAGGTGTTGAGTTCTATGCTGAAAAGCTTTTTATGTCGTCCAGAAATCTGAATCTTATCTGTAAAAATATCCTGAACCAGAGCGTGTCGGAAATAATTGAAACCCGAAAACTGATTGAAGCCAAAAATCTGCTCATCCATACCGATAAAACCATTTCGGAAATAGGCTATGAACTCGGATACAATGAGAAATCGTATTTCACAAACGTTTTCAAAAGAAAATCTGGTCAGACCCCATCCGAGTTCCGTAATGAGATGAAAAACCATCTTTCCTGA
- a CDS encoding S9 family peptidase, which translates to MKKILLLSLIFFCFFPFGCQKQKSATVTDETNYPKPPVAAVKPDTLKEFGNVRIDNYFWLKDRSNPDVMAYLKAENAYFDTVMSHTKDLQQTLYKEMKGRIKEDDQTVPKLDNGYFYYSRTEKDKQYRVYCRKKENLQAPEEILFDVNKMAEGNNAYLFADYEVTKNNEVAGYMFNTTGSYADFNLKFRILNTGEDLPDVIGKVQSFVLANDNKTVFYAVGNESLRPYRVYRHVLNSKVPDKLIYEEKDDMFNLGLAISKTKEYIYMVSSSFTSSEYRYIPADKPEGDFKLFMARKPDVEYFMEHHKNGIFIRYKDKQSPNRKIFEAPLGSDGDMTKWKEIIPHDPAVKIQDMELFEKFLALFIRKNGLDGISVYNIETKQSNIIEFPEPVYAVTPEYTPEFTSIKCRYNYSSLNRPLTTYEYNMSDRSAVKLKEQEIPSGFNPDAYVVERLWAVSSDSTKVPMAIVYKKELKKDGNNPALLYGYGSYGYSTDANFRSGIFSLVDKGFVFAIGQVRGGSEMGEQWYENGKLMNKKNSFNDFIACAEKLIQDNYTQPAKLAINGGSAGGLLVGAVTVMRPDLFKAVIADVPFVDVVSTMLDESLPLTTQEYEQWGNPHNEADYKYMLSYSPYDNIKQQNYPDILATAGWNDSQVLYHEPAKFVAKIRAMKTGNNIVLLKTNLESGHGGATGRFDYLKEVAFRYAFLIDRLGVAE; encoded by the coding sequence ATGAAAAAAATTCTTCTTCTCTCCCTTATCTTCTTTTGTTTTTTTCCATTCGGTTGTCAAAAACAAAAATCTGCCACAGTGACTGATGAAACAAACTATCCGAAACCTCCTGTTGCCGCGGTTAAGCCGGATACGCTGAAGGAATTTGGTAATGTAAGGATTGATAATTACTTCTGGTTAAAGGACAGGAGTAATCCCGATGTGATGGCTTATCTGAAAGCCGAGAATGCGTATTTCGACACGGTAATGTCACACACAAAAGATCTTCAGCAAACGTTATATAAAGAAATGAAGGGGAGAATAAAAGAAGATGATCAGACTGTTCCTAAGCTGGACAATGGGTATTTTTATTACAGCCGGACTGAAAAAGACAAACAATATAGGGTTTATTGCAGGAAAAAGGAAAACCTCCAGGCGCCCGAGGAAATTCTGTTCGATGTAAATAAAATGGCCGAAGGCAACAATGCTTATTTATTTGCTGATTATGAAGTTACAAAGAACAATGAGGTTGCCGGGTACATGTTTAACACTACCGGTTCATACGCCGATTTCAACCTGAAATTCAGAATCCTGAATACAGGTGAGGATTTGCCGGATGTAATCGGGAAAGTGCAGTCATTTGTCCTGGCCAACGATAACAAAACCGTCTTTTATGCCGTGGGCAATGAATCGCTTCGGCCTTACCGGGTTTATCGCCATGTATTAAATTCGAAGGTACCTGATAAGCTGATTTATGAGGAAAAGGACGATATGTTTAACCTTGGTCTGGCCATATCGAAAACAAAGGAATACATCTACATGGTCTCATCAAGTTTCACTTCGAGTGAATACAGGTATATTCCTGCAGACAAACCGGAGGGCGATTTCAAATTGTTTATGGCACGAAAACCGGATGTTGAATATTTCATGGAACATCATAAAAACGGGATTTTTATCCGGTATAAAGATAAGCAGAGTCCAAACCGAAAGATATTTGAAGCACCCCTGGGCAGTGATGGAGACATGACAAAATGGAAAGAAATTATACCTCACGATCCTGCAGTTAAAATACAGGATATGGAACTTTTTGAAAAATTTCTTGCTTTATTCATTCGGAAAAATGGCCTTGACGGAATATCTGTTTATAATATTGAGACAAAACAAAGCAATATCATTGAATTTCCGGAACCTGTCTATGCCGTAACACCGGAATATACGCCGGAATTCACATCCATCAAATGCCGCTATAATTATTCCTCCCTGAATCGTCCGCTCACCACGTACGAGTATAATATGTCGGACAGATCGGCTGTAAAATTGAAGGAGCAGGAAATTCCGTCGGGATTTAATCCTGATGCCTATGTAGTTGAACGATTGTGGGCAGTCTCATCCGACAGCACCAAAGTTCCTATGGCTATCGTGTACAAAAAAGAACTGAAGAAAGACGGAAATAACCCGGCATTGCTTTATGGATACGGGTCTTACGGTTACAGTACCGATGCCAATTTCAGATCGGGTATATTCAGTCTGGTCGACAAGGGTTTCGTTTTTGCAATAGGACAGGTCCGTGGCGGCAGCGAGATGGGAGAGCAGTGGTATGAGAACGGAAAGTTAATGAACAAGAAAAATTCATTCAATGATTTCATTGCCTGTGCAGAAAAACTCATACAGGACAACTATACGCAGCCTGCCAAACTGGCCATAAATGGAGGCAGTGCAGGCGGATTGCTTGTAGGCGCGGTAACTGTAATGCGGCCTGATTTGTTCAAAGCCGTGATTGCCGATGTACCCTTTGTAGATGTGGTATCCACCATGCTCGATGAATCATTGCCGCTTACCACCCAGGAGTACGAACAATGGGGAAATCCTCACAATGAAGCAGATTATAAATACATGCTGAGTTATTCGCCGTATGATAACATTAAGCAACAGAATTATCCCGATATCCTGGCGACAGCGGGATGGAACGATTCCCAGGTTCTGTATCATGAACCTGCAAAATTTGTCGCCAAAATCAGGGCGATGAAAACGGGAAATAATATTGTATTGCTTAAAACAAACCTTGAATCAGGTCATGGCGGGGCCACGGGACGATTTGACTACCTGAAAGAGGTTGCGTTCAGATATGCCTTCCTGATTGACAGGCTGGGAGTGGCTGAATGA
- a CDS encoding VOC family protein, which translates to METHINPRPLDVVKGNDFQKIVPFLWFDNQAEEAANFYASVFKNARVKTITHYNAESSAMAGVPENSVMTVSFQLEGMDFTAINGGPVYKITPAISFMVNCRTHEKIDDLWCRLSEGGLVRMELDKYPFSEKYGWVEDKYGVSWQLILANDSQIIAPCIMFTGEGRGKCEEAINFYMSVFENSAVERIERYTEEDPGPTGLVKYSAFSLNGQNFKAMDSGNDVPFLLNPGISFVVNCHSQQEIDHYWNELTRGGDESAQMCGWLSDRYGVSWQVVPDKISLWTSDTGSEGGKRFMKAMMQMKKLDMNILQAAYEGEGLNEQEARIDFEETGALSDHNYGKGDTLTPNEEL; encoded by the coding sequence ATGGAGACTCATATTAATCCCCGGCCGCTTGATGTGGTGAAAGGGAATGATTTTCAGAAAATCGTTCCGTTCCTTTGGTTTGATAACCAGGCTGAAGAAGCAGCCAATTTTTATGCATCGGTTTTTAAAAATGCCCGTGTAAAAACGATAACCCATTACAATGCGGAATCGTCTGCAATGGCTGGCGTTCCTGAAAACTCTGTCATGACGGTGTCGTTCCAGTTAGAAGGTATGGATTTTACGGCTATTAACGGAGGCCCTGTATATAAAATAACTCCTGCCATTTCTTTTATGGTGAATTGCAGAACGCATGAAAAAATTGATGACTTATGGTGCCGGCTTTCTGAAGGAGGATTGGTGCGAATGGAACTTGACAAATACCCGTTTAGTGAAAAGTACGGATGGGTGGAAGACAAATACGGAGTTTCATGGCAGCTGATTCTCGCAAACGACAGCCAGATTATAGCTCCCTGCATTATGTTCACAGGAGAGGGGCGAGGCAAATGCGAAGAAGCCATAAATTTTTATATGAGTGTATTTGAAAATTCTGCAGTTGAAAGAATTGAAAGATATACCGAAGAAGATCCGGGTCCTACCGGTCTCGTAAAATATTCGGCATTCAGTCTGAATGGCCAGAATTTTAAAGCAATGGACAGTGGAAATGACGTTCCTTTTCTTTTGAATCCCGGAATATCGTTTGTTGTTAATTGTCATAGCCAGCAAGAAATTGATCATTACTGGAATGAACTGACACGCGGTGGTGATGAAAGCGCCCAGATGTGCGGATGGCTTTCCGACCGGTATGGGGTGTCTTGGCAGGTGGTGCCGGATAAAATTTCACTGTGGACAAGCGACACCGGTTCAGAAGGTGGCAAAAGATTCATGAAGGCCATGATGCAAATGAAAAAACTGGATATGAATATACTGCAGGCTGCATACGAAGGTGAAGGACTGAATGAACAGGAAGCCCGTATTGATTTTGAAGAAACCGGCGCCCTTTCGGACCATAATTACGGGAAAGGTGATACACTGACACCGAATGAGGAGCTTTAG
- a CDS encoding cupin domain-containing protein, with protein sequence METLENIIELLKLKPHPEGGFYRETYRSEGIISDRCLGPEYSGSRNHSTCIYYLLNNDAFSSFHKIVQDEIWHYYDGSPVALQMITPLGYHIEVIVGRDFSKGQVPQYVIPGGTWFAAKPLEAESYSLFGCTVAPGFTFADFKQGDREELLQLFPQYRDLILEYTR encoded by the coding sequence ATGGAAACGCTTGAAAATATAATTGAACTGTTGAAACTGAAACCTCATCCGGAGGGAGGATTTTACCGTGAAACATACCGCAGCGAGGGAATCATCAGTGACAGATGCCTTGGCCCGGAATACAGCGGAAGCCGCAATCATTCAACCTGCATTTATTACCTGTTGAATAATGATGCCTTCTCGTCGTTTCATAAAATAGTACAGGATGAAATCTGGCACTATTATGATGGATCTCCGGTTGCCCTCCAGATGATCACGCCCCTTGGCTACCACATCGAAGTTATAGTAGGAAGGGATTTCTCAAAAGGCCAGGTTCCCCAATATGTGATCCCCGGAGGCACCTGGTTCGCTGCCAAACCTTTAGAGGCCGAAAGTTATTCGTTATTCGGATGCACGGTTGCTCCCGGTTTTACATTTGCCGATTTTAAACAGGGTGACCGTGAGGAACTACTGCAGCTTTTCCCTCAATATAGGGATCTTATTTTGGAATATACACGGTAA
- a CDS encoding alpha/beta fold hydrolase: MKYLLVFLCLLFNLALFSQSQIPPYTDTSHFSQVFGHQKFYRIYLPGNYKNNSERFPVIYFFHGWGGRHFKDDNALLEYTMIKDLVDKYRVILVMWDGNIEESQPRPYNIGNHKDIRYPVQMKDYFPELVEHIDSKYRTLSDRSHRGIIGFSMGGIMSFFLAGKYPDKVCSAVNLAGTPEFFIGYPENHTLYQVRYTFKNLMEVPVRQQGGDRDILVYLNEEVQKGAQWEGNPYEFYGFHGGHMVDKPGETKAFEMAMKFVCSNFGRPFTYPSSWSHYDLYNQFSVWDYNVNSNKNIPGFIFLRNVTKHGMGVQTLKWLPDGPSLRIPVTITTAPLYVPGKAYQVIHFINDNSSMIDDRAVADKEGRLGLSFGPNDYETAIFLPGDIPEPAFLRYSLQDNKKLLETGDNDLYIQLYNRGGDFSGDESLAIRVQSCDKDVVLYGNEITMKPEARERILILPAIRATCGKTPPMHAEPSQVKFKVTIQSGDTTYADEVIVPVLFNAPAFDSIRIDDGRVIREKAFGKGNADGTANAGESIMVYKSKNRLRLYTNDPWINRSKEELMDEQIPSIWEDGYALSSVVTISPDCPDGHVIEFTGDYETNSYNPIERKLHWGTLKIKVSNPKTKK, encoded by the coding sequence ATGAAATATCTGCTTGTTTTCTTATGCCTTCTTTTCAATTTGGCTCTCTTTTCTCAATCCCAAATCCCTCCCTACACTGACACTTCTCACTTCAGCCAGGTATTCGGGCATCAGAAGTTTTACCGGATTTACCTGCCGGGGAACTATAAAAACAATTCAGAAAGATTTCCTGTCATTTATTTCTTCCATGGTTGGGGCGGTCGGCATTTCAAAGATGACAATGCCCTGCTTGAGTACACCATGATTAAAGACCTTGTCGATAAGTACAGGGTTATTCTCGTCATGTGGGATGGAAACATTGAAGAAAGCCAGCCCCGGCCATATAACATCGGGAACCACAAGGATATCAGGTACCCTGTACAAATGAAAGATTATTTCCCTGAACTGGTGGAACACATAGATTCGAAATACCGCACGTTGTCTGACCGAAGCCATCGCGGTATTATCGGCTTCAGCATGGGCGGTATCATGTCGTTTTTCCTTGCCGGAAAATACCCCGATAAAGTTTGCTCTGCCGTGAACCTGGCCGGTACACCTGAATTTTTCATCGGTTATCCTGAAAACCATACGCTCTACCAGGTGCGGTATACCTTCAAAAACCTGATGGAGGTTCCGGTACGCCAACAGGGAGGCGACAGGGACATACTGGTTTATCTTAACGAGGAAGTCCAAAAAGGTGCTCAATGGGAAGGCAATCCTTATGAATTTTACGGGTTTCATGGTGGTCATATGGTCGATAAACCGGGCGAAACAAAAGCATTTGAGATGGCCATGAAGTTCGTATGCAGTAATTTCGGAAGGCCATTCACCTATCCTTCATCCTGGTCGCATTATGACTTGTACAACCAGTTTAGTGTATGGGATTACAACGTGAACAGCAATAAAAATATTCCCGGGTTTATTTTCCTGAGAAATGTGACTAAGCACGGGATGGGTGTGCAAACATTGAAATGGCTTCCTGACGGGCCTTCTTTGCGTATTCCGGTTACCATAACGACTGCTCCTTTATATGTTCCCGGGAAAGCATACCAGGTCATTCATTTCATTAATGATAACTCCTCAATGATTGATGACAGGGCGGTTGCCGATAAAGAGGGCAGATTAGGACTTTCATTTGGCCCGAATGATTATGAAACGGCTATTTTCTTACCCGGAGATATACCGGAACCAGCCTTTTTAAGGTATTCTTTACAGGATAACAAGAAACTGCTTGAAACCGGGGATAATGATCTTTATATTCAATTGTACAACCGGGGCGGTGATTTTAGCGGGGATGAATCTCTTGCCATTCGTGTTCAATCGTGCGACAAAGATGTCGTTTTGTATGGAAATGAAATTACGATGAAACCTGAAGCCCGTGAACGAATCCTTATTTTGCCAGCCATAAGAGCCACCTGCGGCAAAACTCCACCGATGCATGCTGAGCCTTCACAGGTAAAGTTTAAGGTCACCATTCAATCCGGTGACACAACGTATGCCGATGAGGTTATTGTTCCGGTGCTTTTCAATGCTCCTGCATTCGACAGCATCCGCATCGATGATGGCAGGGTCATAAGGGAAAAGGCCTTTGGAAAGGGAAACGCTGATGGAACAGCCAATGCAGGCGAAAGCATTATGGTTTATAAAAGTAAGAACCGGCTCAGATTGTATACCAATGATCCATGGATTAACAGGTCAAAAGAAGAATTAATGGATGAACAGATCCCCTCAATATGGGAAGACGGATATGCACTCAGCTCTGTCGTGACCATTTCTCCTGATTGTCCCGACGGCCATGTGATTGAATTTACAGGCGATTATGAAACAAACAGCTATAACCCCATTGAGCGGAAACTTCACTGGGGAACACTGAAAATCAAAGTAAGCAACCCAAAAACAAAAAAATAA